The region AGTCTATGATTATACAATAAGATCAAATGTGTCTCACCTTCAGCCCTGATTTCCAGGATATAGTTCagaattcaaatcctaaaggTGTCACCTGTCATCTACCACCTCTTAGCTTAGGTGGAGATCATCCATGAACAAAAGAGCTGTCAatctagtatttttcttttctctactggCTACAGAGAAACTTACCTAGATCCCCAAATAACTTGGACTCGATTTCATGCTTCTGAAgtaaaaatttctctttttctttcctctgtttcttttctaattctcttttcctctcttcctcttgttCTCCTTCTAACATAACTTGGAGGGCTCTCTCTTCAGCTTCATAGAGTTCAGAGCGCTTTTTAATGAGTTTTCTCAGTCGCTGAAGGTGATGCTCAAAAGTCTCATCTGCTGAGGCTGGAGGACAGACCCCTGGGCAACAAGATCCAAAAGGTGTTTAGATACAACCTCTTCTTATCCCCAAATCCATGTTCTAAGGAGCAGACTCAAAGCCCTACTTCCAGTATGAGTTTGGTTAGAGTTTACAAATTCCAACCAATCTTCGAGACTTAATTTGACCTTTCTGAGTCTTCAATTAATTTGACCCTACCCTGAGTTCCACTAACTCCTCTTTCTGTATCACACCACTTAAcctttgattttgtttatttctaatgTTTTTGACCCTTCAGCTGGACAGTTCCTTTATTAAAGGGAGgaacttttatttcttcattgtaaAAACAGCACAGACACCTAGACCCAGTTAATAAATAATTCTCCCTCTGATTGAGTCTGAACTTCTGAGAGTGCACACTTGAGCAGTGAGAAAGAAATACACTTAGCCAACCGCAATAACCTCACAGGCTGCTAATGAGCACAGCACGGCCAACTATTTCATTTGCCCAGTTTTAGCACTGGAAATCCAGTGTCCTGGGGATGGCTGGTCACCCTGATTTGCAGGTCTGATTCTTTTCTCCCTCAACTACTGCAACTAAATGGCTGTGGAATTCACTCTATCTTCATCTCCAAGGTTAATGGTTCTTCAGATCATTTTGTTAGCATTTATTTGCTTGAACAAGTTTTCATCCACTCACTCCCACCTATGGAAACTCTACAACTCAAATCCATCTTCTACTAAGTTGATAATTATTTACCAAATACACACAAAATTCTTATGTACTGAGAAACTTAAACTGTCATTTTGTTGCTCGTAATGAGTTTatggttttgtttcatttcttgacCTAGATCAAGGATtgacaaactttttctataaagggccagacACTGAATATTTTAGGCTTGTGGATCATACAATCTCTGCTACAAAAACTAAAATCTGCCAGTACAGCAAAAATATACAGCTAATCCATCAGCCCCAAAGTGCCTCCAGACCCATGAGAAGGTGAGGCCTGCTCCCATCTCAGTGTGCTGGGCCACACCAGCCACACTCACATTCCTCAGCCTTTCATGGATCACTTCTCACTACCCCGACACACTCTCTGAAATGGCACTTCCCACCAACCCTCTTCCAGACCCCCTGCACTGACATGATCTGGGTTAGATGAGATCCTTCCACTGTCTACCATTACTTCTCTAGTTCAGGCAGCTCCCAGATACCAATGCCTTCTCCCTTATTCCCCTTTATTTCCCTTGAGGCCACCCATGCCTGAGAGCCTCGCCCACTCTTCAGACCTTGGCATAATTAGAAAAAAGATTCCACCCCTGAGGTCTTAAATCCAATTATTCTCTTCTCTGGCTTTCTACCTGAGACTCCATTAGTTTCACTAAAACCTCCAatctgggaattccttggtggtccagggcttaagactctacacttccattgcaggggacatgggtttaatccctggttggggaactaagatcctacatgccatgcagtacagccaaaaaaaattaaaaacagacaaaacaaaacaaaacccaaactaaCAAAAACACCCCTCCAGTCTATCAGATTTCTCCACACTGTGTGGTCACCCATAAAGCAAAACGCCaagagctctgtgctctgtgctcaCCTGCCAGATGCACGCCCGTGACTGTGTGACCTGGTGCCAGCGTGCACGCTCGTCAGCTCTGCCCACAACAGCACCTCTCTGCAGCCAGATTCCCATGCATCTCTGGTTGGCTCTCATTCGTTCCTCACAGCAAGTACTTCAAACCGGCAACTGCTCTCCTAAAGCCTTCCTTCTCTACTCTAAGCAACCCATCTAGCGTTTTCCCTAGACAAAAAGAGGCCATCGGGCAGGAAATtccttaacatttttttcccctgactttGCTCATTCGCCTTACTACCCATCCTTGCCCTCCTCATGTTCATTCCAGTGGAAAATGGCTCCTTCCCCACTGAAGTGAATGCCTCCATCCGGGCTCTGAGTCTCCCTGCTTCCTATAGGACCTCAAGCCATCAACTATCCCTCCTGCTTCCCTTCACAGGCAAACTTAGTAAGCTGGACTCACTGTTTGCTTTTCtgatttcctatttcctctttgatCTTGTCTAGTCTGTCTTCTACTCACACCACCCCACTGAAATGCACCCCCCACAGGTCATAATGATCTGTTAGGGATGGTCCTTAATCTTCATATTACTTGATGGTGACTGCAATAATAATAGGAAGAAACACTGAAACACTGGCCAGGATGGTTTTAAACACTTTATGTATGTTTACTAATTTAATCATTGCAACACCCCAAGGATAGGTACTATCACTATTTCCTTCGTACAGGTGAGGAAAAatcaaggcacagagaagttcaAGTAACCTACCCATTATTACACAATCTCTTTCAGCATTTGCAACTTTCCAGAAGAAAGGGAGTCTACATGGGgacatgccaagtcacttcagctgtgtctgactctctgtgaccctatggactgtagcccaccaggctcctctgtccaagggattctccaggcaaggatattggagtgaattgccataccctcctccagagagtcttcctgacccagggatcgaacctgtgtctcttacacctcctgcattggcaggcagattctttaccactagtaccacctgggaagccccaggaggtCTACACTTTCCTCCTATCTCTCTTGATCTCTTTTGTAGTCTCCTCCTTACCCAGCTTGATTTTGACATTTCCTAGGATTTTGTGGTTTTGACCCTCATCTCATACCATACAATCTCCTTAAGGTCACTCCAATTTATGGCTACATGCTGATAAACTCTTATCCAGAATGCCCCAAGGGCACCTCAAACTCAACAGGTCCTAAACCAAACTCATCAGCCCTGAGCCTTTTCCTGCTCCTGTTTTCCTGGTCAATTAGAACGGTACCATCATTCATTTAAGAGATCAAGCTAGAACCTGAAAGCCATTTTTTCCTTCAGCTCCCACATGAGCTCCCCAAGTTATTTACTCACGTGTATACACATACTTCACACACACTACTCACATCTCTTAAATCCATATACTTTTCTCCAGCTCACCATCTGACCCTTATTTCACACTCCCATATTATCCATGCCCAGACAACAGTAGCGTATcagtctctcttttctcctccctcctagAAGTCCCAAACCTTCCTCTACTTTGCCAGCACTAATCTTCGTCATCATTTCACTCTCTGCTAAAAGTCCTTCAGTGGTTCCACTCAGATTTAAGCACAGGTGAGATATCTAGCCCTAGTCCataagactctttgcaacttgtCCCTGCTTACATAACCAGCTTCGTTTTCTCAGTACATAATTGGAGAAGCACATGCCTTAAAGAGAGAAGTTAGAAAGTTGCACTTCTTTTTTCAAAGTATCCAACAAAACCAGTTACTAGACGCTAACTTGTTTTATACTCAAGGCAATTAATTCCAAAGAGTCTGCTTATTTTAGATCATAATTTCTCCTAAAATTTCTCCCTTCTTTTGGAAAGTGAGGAAGGCTAATAGTGAGAAATTATGCTGGTGAATTCACTTGATGAAAATTTACTGAACATACCTCATGGAAGACATGAAGTAGGGGAATAATGCAAAGCCCTTGGGTAGATGCAAACTCCACTCTGACTCTTGAATGGGGTCATCTGATTCTGAGACCTGAATCTGAATCAGCCAGTGAATCTTTTGCTACTGTGGTACTTGCTAATTTGTGCACTCTCAAATATCCCTGGTGAATGACAATGGCCTACTAAATAAGGCAGCATGTTGTCCCAGCCAGGTGCAAATGAAAAGGAGCAGCAGGTCACCTCAGCCCAGAGCAGGGAAGGATGGATGATGCTACGTCTGTATTTACCTCTGAAGGATAGTGAGAGCTTAAATGGGAAAGATGGAACTGAGGGCCCTTCAGACAAGCAGACTGGCAAGAGCCAAGATCCAGGCAGGCAAACGGAAAGCAAACTGGGGAACTTCTAGAAAACCAATGCTCCCTCTAGAGTCCAGAGGAGACTACTGAGGTTTTCTAAGTCCCAAAGGGACTTGCAGGTGAGTCAGGGACACCCATGCAATCTGCAGGGCACTCCCTGCCCCGTCTAACCGTTCATACGTTTTCAAATCAGGTTTGAAATGTATTTGAAGGAGCATGGTAAGGTTTCGACACCTTTTGAAGCACCAAGTAAAGACAGAGTAGCTTTCACCTTGGTATATGGGCAAAGTTGACCAGCCATGCCAACCTCACTCAGAAAAGTGGGGCCAGGAATGCCTGGGGTGGGAATGATGAGTCAAGAGGAACATACGGCAGTGAGTTTCCACATCCTTTTCAATTTTGGATACCCAGGGCTAAACATCTGAGGCTTCCTGCTTCAAAAGTTCTGAGGTACTGTTGATAAGCTTAGGTTACCCTAGTGGGTGAAAATAATGAAGTATCAAGTGTCAAACgctttcgggggggggggggggcggggggggcgtgccaggataaagaaaaagaagaaacgcAAAGCCGTGCTTACCTTTCCTTGCCGCAGCCTCTTTCCTAAGCTTCCTCAATTTCTCCAAGGCCCGGAGAATATCCACCATCCTTTTGGTGTCTGCTTGTTTTTTCCTCACTTCAGATAAGACACCATCAGCAGCAGCTTTAAGTTCCTGCtcctgaaggagaaagagaaagagaagccaTGAGACCTAGTAGGGAACCTAAAGAGGAACAACCTTACAACAGAGAAAAGCTGCCTGGGCTTGAGATTTCAGAGGCTCGGGCGGTCCCAGGGTTAAGAAAGACTCCACTGGATCGACATCCCAGTTTCTTGGGCCGAGCACAGCTCCCCTCTACACTGCTCCAGCCCAGGGATTATCTTCTCTGCAGCGTCCACGTGGGCCCTTGTCTTTGTTTCTTCCTCAGAGCTTCTCAAGCGTGGTTCAAGGAACATCTGCATCCAACTTACCTTGTCAAGCTGGGGCTCAGTCGTTGAAAATGCAGACTCCTAGAGGCAAAGATTCAGACTAGCAGGGAGGATAAGGAATGGAGTTGGAAAGGCCCAGACTCCACAGGGTTCTCAGTGACTCCTAAGCACAGCCTGTGCCCCATTGCTCTAAAGTCTTTGATAGGACAGCCTTTCCAATATGTGAAAACCCACCCTTACTCATCTTAAATTGGTTCACATGTATACTAAATAACCCTGGTTCCTCAAGTCACTCCTCACAGGACTCCCTCTCTAGTATCCTTGCAGTGGGTGGGAAGGAGGATCCTTTTGACTAAAGCTCTCTTTCCCATCTGTCAAATAAACACTATAATTTCACCATTACAGATAAACCATGCTGTTTCACTCTTTTGTTCCTGAACTGTACATGTTGCTTTCACTTAGCTTAAACATTTCCTACAAGACTCAGCTGATATGACACTGGATCATCTGGGACGCCTTCCCTGATACTTCCCCCCAACCTCCAGCTGAAATCCTAACACACACCATGCTATACAGACACGATCCCCCATAGTCCTCTAAGCCCTCAAGGATAAGCTCTATGTCCTATTCATCTCTACCTCCAGCACCGAGTAGTGGGCCAGCCCCAGTAGGTCCTCATTAAATGTCGGTTGAACTGGCTCAAATTCCCTTAGATTAAGGCACTGCCTGTCCTTTAAAGCACTGATATGTTCCTGGAGGTGTGAAGACAAAGCTTGCCATCAATACACTTCACAGGGGAGGTGGATCAGACTCAGGGCTGTGGCAGATAGGAGAAGGCAGGAAATACTAGCTGGCTGTGGAGAGCAGAAGGAAAGGGGAAGTCCCTTGAGGAACTCTAAGGAGGATGCCTTAATTATAATATCTGACCAATTTCCAGTTTCACCCTTGCCCTCTACTTAAGAACTTGAGATCGGTAAGCTTTGGAGAAACTGCCCCCTAAACCAGTTGTGTGACTGTTGGCAAGTTAATCTCTCTATGCCTCAATTACCTAATCTGCAAAATTAGGGTAATACTGCCTACCTCTCAGGGTTGTTACAAGATCTGGCATTTGCAAGAAAGGACTGTAGGCAGCATAGTGTCTAgtatatagtaagtgctcaaaaatACCATTGTTGAACTTGAGAATACAGTCGAACTTGTAAACAAAGGAATCTGGGGAAATCATCACTATTGGCCCATCGCCAATCAGGGTATATATGTTCCTGGAGAAACGGCCcaaagttctttttattttgtattcttaaAATCACCTAGAGTAATACAAGACGCAAGGCCCAGACGCTTGTTCGTCTTGAGTGTTACTAAGTGAACAGAAGGATGGAGGAAGAAACAGATCTGTCATCCCCGTAAGATCATTGCATAATCCTATACTTGGTATTCATGAGCCTTTGCAGCGCACCTAGAGCATTCGTATTGTGTACACTATACACCATCAACACGCAACCAAAATGAAGATATGTGGTAGGAAAGGCAAACTATCCTTTTATTTCACGGATGAggaaaaagtggcttaaagctgGGAAATGACAGTGCAAAGCCTCACGCCCCTTCAGGTGTCAAACACCGCTATCCCGGCCCCCGCGAGGGTCCGCTGCTCTTACCCGCTTCTTCTCCTCTACCTCCTGCACGCACTGGACCCTCCAGCGGTCAATCTCCTGCTCGCGCTCTGCTGCCCGCGCGGCCTCTGCCTCCCGCTCGGCCTCGCGTTCCCGGACCCTCTCGCGAAGCCGCAGCCGGCGGCGCCGGACCCTCTCCAGCCTGCGCCGCGCCTCGCCCACGTAGGCGGCCTGGGTCAGCAGCTCTAGTCGCTCGGCCAGTTCGGCGCGCAGTGGTTGCGCCTGCGCATGCAGCTGCGCCCAGGCCGCGCCGTCGGCCTCGGCCTCGTGCAGGGCCTGGCCCAAGTCGCGCAGCCGCCGTAACAGGCGCAGGGCCCCCCGCAACCGGGCGCGCACCTCGCCCAGGCTGGGCCCGGCGGGCGCGCGCGGGGGCACCGAGCCGCCGGCCCGCCGCGGGATTCCGAACACCGCCTCTAGCCACTGCCGGTCGCGCAGGCGCTGCAAGGCCGCGTCCCCGAGCGCGTCGGATGGCGGCTGTGCCTCAGGCCAGCGCGGGCTCCAGGGCGGCCCCGGGCCTggaggcggcggccgcgggcgctCACCGGCGTCGTTCCCTAGGAAGGGGCGGCACTGGGGCGGCGGCGGAGGCAGCGGCGGTGGCGGCACCGGGTAGAaggagccgccgccgccacctCCACCGCCCCCGCGGGAGACTTCCACGGGGGCCCGGGGCTGCAGAGCCAGCGGAGGCTGGAGGAAGGGGGCGGAGGCCCCCGGAAAGGAGCCAGGCCGCTGGGGAAGAGGCGGCGGGAAGGCCGGGGAAGGTAGTGGCGGTGGCGGACAGCCGAAGGGAGCGGGAGGCGGCGGCTGCGGGGGCGGCGGGCCGGGGCGACCCGGGGTGAAGAAAGGTGGCAGAGCCATGGCCACCACAGAGGGATTCTGAGAAGTGACAGGAATCTGAGTGGTTCCCGGAGAAAGTGTCTTCCGGGAGGAAGTGACGCATACCACGCGCGGCACCAGTGTGACGCTGAGGCCCAAGGACCTCGGCGCAAGGCTGGCGGAGGCTTTTCATTCAAGCCTTCAAAACCACCGTCCTTACTGAGCATTCTAGGTGCGGAGTTAGCAGCTTTGCagtgagattaacagatacagttCCTCTCCTTGTAGAACTACCTATTTAATCAAGTAATCATTCAATCAAATGCAAAAGTGCGGCCGTGGATGTGGAGGAAAAGAAGGCAAGAACTTATAGGAAATTTTGATTTAAAGAGGTTGGGGAAGGTCGTCCTAAGGATCTGAGACTTCATCTGAGGTCAGAAGGGTAATTATGAGTTAAATAGTGGAAATCGGAGAGAAAATGAGAGGTACGGATGGGAACAGTGTTTACAAAAGCCCTCTAGTGGATTACAGGAGTAGGTTTGGTGTGGGAACTGAAAAGAATGCCAGTGTTGATGGACCACAGAAAGCCTGAAGGAAACCTAGCGATCCTGGGAGGCGGACTAGATCATAGGATCCAGGATCTGATATTTTAAGAACAGTGGAAAACCACTGGAGGGTGTTAAgcaggaggggcagggaagcccatatgaattGTAGATTCGTATGTTGTAATATATAGTACAGCAAAATCCTGTGTACTCTACCCAGTTTCTTCCAGTGATAACATCTTGTAGAACTGTATCACAGTATCACAACCGGAATGCTGATATTGAtggtcaagatacagaacatttccatacTTCCAGGAGCCCTCATTTGCCCTTTTATAGCTACACCCACTTCCCTTGGCAACTACTAATCCTCCATTTCTgtaactttctttccttttgagaatgttgtataaatggaatcatacagtacatAACCTTTTTACTGTTTTCGCTTAGCATAATCCTTTAGAGATACATCCAAGTTCTTGTATccatgttcctttttattgcaatAAAGTTGTGCAAATAGAAAGTTGTGGGTAAAATGAAACCATACTTTGTGTAGTCAGTTACCTACTGAaggatatttgagttgtttccatttgGAGACTACCACAAATAAGGCAACTATAAACATATACTGCTATCATATCTCTGGAATAAATGCCTAGGAATGTAATTGCAGGGTCATAAGCCAGTTacgtgttttgtttttaaagaaactgccacATTGTTTTCCAGAgtagctgtaccagtttacattcccactagcaatgtatGAGTCATCCAGTTTCTCTGCACTCTCATCAGCATTTTGTgtagttactattttttttattttatacaaccTGATATGTagatacttcattgtggttttaatttccacTCCTTTAATGGCTAGTTTATgtcaaatatcttttcatatgctcatttgccatctgtataccCTCTTCATTGAAATGTCTGgtcatgtcttttgcccatttcctAATTGGATTTTTTACTGTTGAAatttgagaattctttatatattctagatactatTCCTTTATATGTGGCTTGCAAATATTGTTTCCCCAGTTTATAGCTTGTCCTTTCATCCTaacatgtttgttttgttttttcagagcaaatattcttaattttaatgaagtccaacttaCCCATTTTTCCTCTTAGATTTTTGGAATCAAGTCTAAGAACTCTTAGCCCTAGATCCTGCAAACTTCTCTCTTGTGCTTTTTCTAAAAGTTCTCTAGGTTTACATTTAAGTCTGATCCATTTTAGGTTGATTTTTGTGTCAGGTATCAAAACTTAGTGTGAGGCCCCTCACCCTACCTCTGCTCCAGTATCACATGATTAGAATTTCACAGTTGTAAAGTGATGGATGATCCCTTGGGTAAGACTCCAGCTCTATACCATGAGAAGAACCAATATGAATCTGACTTCACTTCCCAAGGGACCTCTAATATTTCTCAGAAACTTTGTAATGTAACATTCTACACATTTACTTGTATCTTATGTATTCAGTAATATGTAATATTGTACATAATATTTGAAGTCTTcatttttcatcttaaaatttaTTAGGTAAGGTATGGATATACCTTTATATTTTCTAGatggatgttgttgttcagttgctaagccgtgtctgactctgcaatcccacagagtgtagcaggccaggctcctctttcctccacTTCGAGAGTTAGCTCAGATTCATGcccttgagtctgtgatgctaacTCATCCTTTGCCACCAATGGTAACTCAGTTgtcaataccatttattgaaatcttcttttctttcctttttatagaaatcttctttttctaatttgaaaTATCATCTTTTTCAACACtaaataagtgttagtcgctcagtcgtgcccaactctttgcaaccccatggactgcagcccaccaggctcctctgtccatgagattttccaggcaaggatactgaagcgggttgccatttccttctccaggggatcttcccaactaggaattgaacccaggtctcctgcactgcaggcagattccttaccaactgagctacaagggaagccctttcaacACTAAATCCCCATATATATTTAGGACTTATTTCTGTACTTTTACCTGCTTTTCCATTGGTCTCTCAGTTCATGCACTGGTAGACTTAGGTATTTAaaggtttataatatttttaaaatagaaggtgCAATCCTTCCTCATTCTTCTTTCATTTGTTGGTTAGGTCAAGAGGCTTCAGAATCAGTCTGCCTGGGGTTCATCCTGGCTGTTACTTagtagttgtgtgaccttggtaAAGCTATCTAACTACTCTGGGCTCAAGTTTCTTCACCTAGAAGGGCTGATAAGAGTAGTACTTCACAGGTTGTTGTGTTAAACGCACAGAGTGACACAGAGTAAGCACTATGTGCATTATCGTTTTACTTGTTTACCATTCTTGCTTATTTTTCCATATGAACTTTAGAATCCATTTGCCTAATTGCATTTAAAAACTTACTGGCATTTTATTAGAATATTAAATTTGTAAATTAGCATAGAGATGACAGACACCCTTTTCATGTTGCGTTTTCCCACTGAAGAACATGGGATCCCACTTTTCATTGGTGGTGCCTTAGTCAccaagtcgcgtccgactcttgtgaccccatggactatagcccaccaggctcctctctccatgggattttccaggcaagagtactggagtaggttgccatttccttctccacttttcATTAGATTTGCAAAAATACCTACCCATCCACTCTTCCTCTTACATTGCTATCATCTGAGTCCAATCCATCATCAAATAATAGCCCCAAATGACCCTGATTTAACCATTGATTCTTTTGGGATCAAGGGTTTGGGACCCCTGGGCCATGGACCAGTATTggtctgtggcctgttaggaaccggCCACACAGCAGGTGAGTGGCAGGCTAGccagcttcatctgtatttacagccactccaCATTGTTCACATTACCACCTGAGTgctgcctcctgtcagatcagcagtggcataataaataaatgcaatgcacttgaataatccccaaaccatcccccttTCCCTGGCCCTTGAAAATATTgaggaaactggtccctggtgcaaaaaaaaaaggttggagaCGACTGCTCTATAGGCTGGTCTCTTATACCACAGCCAGGGTGGTCTTTTATAACTCAGAATCAAAACCTAGAACGGAACTAGGAACAGGAGGATCACCTTGTAATTTACtgtggaggagatgtgggttcaagggAGTTGTGTTTTATATGTTGATAAGAATTGACCCAGGCCAGGAGCAGTGGTGGCGGTCTGGCTGCAGGCTGGGAGCTGGCATCTGGCTCCTGGTAAGTGGGACACTGTGCAGTGCCCACCACTCTCCCTGGAGTCATGGAGATCGGCACGGAGATCAGCCGTGAGATCCCAAGTGCCGTTAAGGGGAAATTGCAAGAATCAGGAgcttatattgattgattttcacCTTATATTTGTGCTTTTCTTGAACTGgatttttttatatttgaaacaaATGTCTGATAGTACTTCTGAAATGAAACTTCCTGCCTATATAGAAATGTTATGAATATTTAAGATGAAGAACTTCCTGATTACATTATGGTGATGGTGGCCAACAAGAAAAGTCAGGACCAAATGACAGAGGACCTGTCCCTGTTTCAAGGGAACAACACAATTTGATTCACCGTATGGCTTCATGGGGTATTAGATAAACTTAGTTCTGTAACAACCAACCCCTCTAGTCTGAAGTCTTCTGATACCAACCTCTTTGATGGTAACGTACCTTCAAACAAGAGCAGTTTCAAT is a window of Ovis canadensis isolate MfBH-ARS-UI-01 breed Bighorn chromosome 7, ARS-UI_OviCan_v2, whole genome shotgun sequence DNA encoding:
- the PDCD7 gene encoding programmed cell death protein 7, which encodes MALPPFFTPGRPGPPPPQPPPPAPFGCPPPPLPSPAFPPPLPQRPGSFPGASAPFLQPPLALQPRAPVEVSRGGGGGGGGGSFYPVPPPPLPPPPPQCRPFLGNDAGERPRPPPPGPGPPWSPRWPEAQPPSDALGDAALQRLRDRQWLEAVFGIPRRAGGSVPPRAPAGPSLGEVRARLRGALRLLRRLRDLGQALHEAEADGAAWAQLHAQAQPLRAELAERLELLTQAAYVGEARRRLERVRRRRLRLRERVREREAEREAEAARAAEREQEIDRWRVQCVQEVEEKKREQELKAAADGVLSEVRKKQADTKRMVDILRALEKLRKLRKEAAARKGVCPPASADETFEHHLQRLRKLIKKRSELYEAEERALQVMLEGEQEEERKRELEKKQRKEKEKFLLQKHEIESKLFGDLDEFPLAHLLQPFRQYYLQAEHSLPALIQIRHDWDQYLVPSDHPKGSSIPQGWVLPPLPGNDIWATAVKLH